The sequence TTGGTTTCCTTTAGTTTTTCAATCTTCTTGTGAGTGTGTGTCCTTGTAGTTACCGACTTTATTCATTGTAGAAACTACTGGGTAAAGATTCCATCAGAAAGTCGAAGCAACAGGTCGGACTGAAGAGCATGATGGTTTCCGGCATCAAACCTTCTACTGATGGGCGGGTATAGCATACTTCTCTTTACCCCTTCTTGGAAGTTTATCTTCTCCAGTTAAATTCTCATGTGTATGCCTCTGTAGGAAAGAAATAATCCATACTATGTCGTCTTTCGCTGAAGTAGTTCCATTTGTTCTTGTATATCATGTAACATTTCATCTGGCTTATTAACCACTttctttaccttttttttttctttcagactAATAGGGTGACGTTCAACTTAACCTCTGAGATAATTTTTCAGGTAACCTCTTTGGTTCACTACATTTGTCATTGATGTAAGTCCTATAAGTTTCTGAATCCTAATCCAAGCTGGGTTGGGATCAGTTTGTATGGTGAATGGGGTTAAAGTTGGAATTGGTAATACACTGGGACTAAAATTCATAAATAGGTGTTCAGGTTGCAACATGTGTTTCCAATTGAAAGCTAAACGCGAGATATGGAATAGCATTTCACTTTACCTTCTATTTTGAGTTCGTTTGATCTATAAACATTTAGAAAGAATCTTCAGTGCTGTTTTATACATGCGACTGTCCTTTCCTCATATACTATCTTCGTTACGCTTTCAGATTTTTGCTGAGAAGCCAGCTGTTCGGCAGGCATTCATTAATTATGTTCCGAGTAAGGTAGCAAAGACTTCAACACTATCCCAATCTTTGTTTATAGGTTTAATCATCAGATAGGACGAGTCTTGACTGGCTTTGGTAGCTATTTTCCTACGCCAGATGACAGAAAAAGACTTCTGGACAAAATATTTTAGAGCAGAATATCTTTACAGCACCAAAAATACAGCGGTAGCTGCAGCAGAAGCTGCTGAGGACGAGGAACTCGCTGTCTTTCTAAAGCCTGATGAGATATTGGCTCAGGAAGCTCGTCAAAAGGTTATCTCGTTTCTACAGTTAAAATCATTTCCATGTATTTTAATTGAGATGAAAACACTTGTGGCACATCCTTTTGATTTGAATGTCGTGTCTTGTAGATCAGACGGGTTGATCCAACTCTTGACATGGAAGCTGACCAGGGAGATGACTACACTCATCTTATGGTAAGCCAACTACCACTACATGAGATGGGAGGTTTGGATAACTTCCACCTCAGTGCGGATCAAGGgttgttgaaacaaaaaaaattaaaatgactggCACAGCTATATATACGTCGATATATTGTCTCACCCTATTAGATGGGAAGAACTGGGCTCTAGTGATCTATAATATTTACTGTGGAAATTTTGATATTTACAATTGTACtgtatcatattaccctatgttGTACTTATTGTTAATTACCCGTAACACAGGACCACGGGATCCAGCGAGATGGCACCATGGATGTTGTTGAACCTCAGAATGGTCAGTTTAGAAGATCACTTTTGCAAGATCTTAATCGTCATGCTGCTGTTGTATTGGAAGGCAGGAACATTGGTAAACACCTCTTTGCACCTCCTTCGATACTTTCTTCTTACGTTTTTCACGGTAGCTAGTTTACTAAGTGTAAGCATGTGTATTGGCCTTTTGACTTTAGTTACTGGTGGTCAGTATACAATGATGCTCACTTATTCTCTTAAATTGGAAATCAGATGTTGATTCAGAAAACACAAGGAGTGTTGCAGAGGCGCTCGCACGGGTTAAACAAGGTTTGCTGTTACATTCTGCTATATTCTGCTTTTGCTTTCTTCTGTGCTGATCCATGACCAATGCCTTACTTAATATTCCTCTGACCTCACTATCTATATCTGTTACCCCTGGTAGTAAGCAAAGCTGATGGTGAAACCACTAAAGACGCTAATCAGGAGAGATTGGCGAGAATGTCCCGTTTGGCTGAAATGGAGGATCTTCAAGCACCGCAGAATTTCCCGTTAGCACCGCTCTCTATCAAGGTTCGTCTCTTTCAATAAAAGATTTTCACTGTTGATCATAGATTCTGATTTACCCTTTCTTCTTTGGAATCAGGACCCTCGTGATTACTTTGAATCTCAACAAGGAAACGTCGTCAATGAACCTAGAGGAGCAGGGACATTAAAgagaaatgttcatgaagcttaCGGATCGTTAAAAGAATCCATTTTGGAGATTAGAACGAAAGGGTTAAGGGATCCGTTGATTAAACCTGAAGTTGCCTTCGAGGTGCTCTTCTATCCCGTCGTAAAATGTGTGCTGACTTAAAGAAACCATGGCTTATTCACATATTCCTTCGTTTCCTAGACTAAAAATGTCTATCCCCATTCAGGTTTTCAGGTCATTAACCCAAACTATCTCCACCGCCAAAAATATTATCGGGAAGAACCCGCGAGAGAGCTTTCTGGACAGATTGCCGAAGTCCACTAGAGACGAGGTTTTACATGTAAGTTTCTAATCTATTCCAATGTCCAAATCAACAATAAGCTTTGTGGGTTTTTATCATTATGCGTGTGGATTCTGTTGTCCAATCAAATGCATCGGAAGTcttacctttttcttttcatctGCAGCATTGGACATCAATACAAGAATTACTTAAACATTTTTGGTCATCTTACCCGATAACAACCACATATCTTCATACCAAAGTAATGTTCTTTCTATCTCACAATCTCTATATACGTATATTCCTGAGCTTTCTCAGGAAAGATTCAAACTTACCTTACAGATGTTATATTGTATTTATGCAGGTAGGGAAGCTGAAGGATGCAATGTCCAATAGTTATTCACAACTCGAGGTAAGCTATGAAATAAGAACCTTGGAGTAATCCGTTAGAACAGTAGTTTACTAATATCTCAATACCAATGCAACACAAACATGAAATTGAATCGGTAGTTTAAGCGTATTGCATGTAGTCTAGTGTGTACTGTTTCCTTGATATTAAACCGTGCAATTGGACTCAGGCAATGAAAGAGTCGGTGCAATCGGAACTCCGCCATCAGCTTTCTCTACTAGTTCGTCCAATGCAACAGGTTAGCTTCTTCCAGTGCCTACTTAGATCAGCTTACATCATATATCTAAACTTGCATTGTAATCCAGTTTATGAATTTGTATAAACCTATTTTTCTCTGCCAGGCTCTTGATGCTGCGTTCCAACACTACGATGCTGACTTGCAGAGAAGAACCGCTAAGAGCGCCAGAGGTAGCGCCGGCGAAGCAAACGGGTCTGTTTAGAAGATGAACAAAACGTCTGcaagatttttgttttgtttcatcaGCCTTTGTTGCTGCTTTCGAGATTTTTCATTTGTTGTGATTTTGTCCAGCCACTGGAACTACAACAAAGGCGTTATTATTGTATAATGAAGACTTTATTGTACTTggcaagaacaaagagagtttCTTTGGCGTACAGATTCTCAAAGGACTTTGATTGTTTCAAGAGAAGATATTGCAAATCCAATTTGAGATTATTTTTctactttcttttgtttttctctattttattcGGAAATTCACCCCTCTTTCTTATTATAGCCATCGAGTTCAATCAAGTTTCCACTTGTGAATGCGTGAAGGTATATCCTATGATTTTGTTCCTTTGCGAATCAATCAcctttaagaaaataaataaactataaGATGGGCTTCTGGTCTAATGTTGCGTTAATCAAATATTACGTAAACAAAGAATGATATGCATTTGTAATAACATAAAAAGCAAGGTGATTAGCATCTTACTTCCAAAAAAGTAATCAGTGGTTATAAAGCAATTTAAATCAACAATTATGCGAATGTGACACCTCTATAATCTGCAGGGTTTGGATTGCAAAAGCTTTACACGTCAACGATTTTGCTTAGATCTGATTCCATTCCTTTCTCCATCTTATTAGAGCAGCATTATTGCAGTATGTAAAACGGTTTCTTAGGCAAAAAGGTGTGTGTGGGCTCcaccaatattttaaaaacgGTGACAGAAGACGTGAGTTGAGGATCGCTTCAGATGGGTTTTGTGCACTGTTTGCGGGTCCcaccgacacgtggcggcccgcaatTGGtgcgattttaattttttttttttaaatcagataaagcaaaaataaaaaagttttagaAACCCAAAAAGGGGTTCAgtggataatcatgctcttattaCTTAacctttttcttataaaatggGTCAACGTTGCTTtatcttttattcttttttcaaatacaatttTAGAACTAGTTTTCTAATTTCTTATAGCATTAGCGCGTAACTATATAGGAGATGCCTACAATAATTACAGTTTAAGAGGATAAAAAGgtagtttgacaaaaaaaaaaaaaggataaaaagGTAGAATATCATCTTAGAATGTTAAGAATTCTTTTCGACAACTGGTGATTGGTGAATGTATTCATAGTGTTACTTTCTAATGTCGTAGTCCTaatctattcttttttttatagcaATCAAAATCTATCCAAGAAAATTATACTCACAAAATAATGTGGAACAGAAAATGGTAGAATCTAGCATCCTCgcatattttaaaacatttagaaCCCGACCCATTAATGGCATAGAATCTGTTCAGTTTATGATTATTATGGCAAAACCCTTCATAATAATTTACTCTATAGAAGTTTTGGATGAAATGCTTTTAGTGGAGCTACATTTAAGTTTCGTATAAACTATATGGGATTCAACGATACTGATGATTTCGTATGCGTTTCAACCATGGATGCTACTATAGAATGTGAGATTACAAAAGATTATTCTACTTACTATGATGGTGTGATTATGATCAAGCTTCAGCTATTAATAATTTTGTACGTGTTCCACGGTGGTCAGCGACGGCTAACAAAGGTGGGCTTTTAAGACAACACCGACAGTGCTGGTCATTTGTTCACTACAAGGCTCCGTTGAGTCCCAAGGCGGCGGCGGAGGAAGTTGTACAAGTGTTTCCGAGATGGAAACCAAATCGCATTACACAAATGGATGCATCATTCTGAAATCATTACATAACACAAAAGTTAGTTTTCACCTTGTCGGAACCTGAAAGGCCCATTTGCTTGGTTATGAAGATTTAAACTTAACCAAATGTTACTTAGAAACAGTGTTGTTTTGATTCATTACAGGGTCTAGCAAGGAAGCAAAAAGCttacaacaacaacatgagGCAACAACATAGACCCCCTAATACTATCTCTTCATTTACTCCCTTTATGTCTAAGAATTTTAGATCAGACAACATATGTTTTGTCTGAATCTGAGTTAACATTTTGTAAGCAACACAAGCCTATCAGTTTTCAGTTTCAAGAGAATGACATTGATGATGCATATGATGAGTACTAAGTAGTAGAGTAGTACACAGATGAAAAACCTCCTACTCTGAAAATAAGCAAACagacttaaaaacaaaaacaaaaaaatacaaaaagctACAAA is a genomic window of Brassica napus cultivar Da-Ae chromosome A2, Da-Ae, whole genome shotgun sequence containing:
- the LOC106393558 gene encoding general transcription and DNA repair factor IIH subunit TFB1-1 isoform X1; this translates as MSDWQVKYKSSLKDRGTEGILKLREGILLFVPNDPTSDSKLKVLTPNIKSQKYTKEGSKKPAWLNLSNKQGDSHIFEFQNYQDMHACRALITKALAKCEEEQPKKPAAVLTSAEQLSIADLELRFKVLRENIELQRLHKEFVETKVLTEDEFWATRKKLLGKDSIRKSKQQVGLKSMMVSGIKPSTDGRTNRVTFNLTSEIIFQIFAEKPAVRQAFINYVPSKMTEKDFWTKYFRAEYLYSTKNTAVAAAEAAEDEELAVFLKPDEILAQEARQKIRRVDPTLDMEADQGDDYTHLMDHGIQRDGTMDVVEPQNGQFRRSLLQDLNRHAAVVLEGRNIDVDSENTRSVAEALARVKQVSKADGETTKDANQERLARMSRLAEMEDLQAPQNFPLAPLSIKDPRDYFESQQGNVVNEPRGAGTLKRNVHEAYGSLKESILEIRTKGLRDPLIKPEVAFEVFRSLTQTISTAKNIIGKNPRESFLDRLPKSTRDEVLHHWTSIQELLKHFWSSYPITTTYLHTKVGKLKDAMSNSYSQLEAMKESVQSELRHQLSLLVRPMQQALDAAFQHYDADLQRRTAKSARGSAGEANGSV
- the LOC106393558 gene encoding general transcription and DNA repair factor IIH subunit TFB1-1 isoform X2, producing the protein MSDWQVKYKSSLKDRGTEGILKLREGILLFVPNDPTSDSKLKVLTPNIKSQKYTKEGSKKPAWLNLSNKQGDSHIFEFQNYQDMHACRALITKALAKCEEEQPKKPAAVLTSAEQLSIADLELRFKVLRENMCRLHKEFVETKVLTEDEFWATRKKLLGKDSIRKSKQQVGLKSMMVSGIKPSTDGRTNRVTFNLTSEIIFQIFAEKPAVRQAFINYVPSKMTEKDFWTKYFRAEYLYSTKNTAVAAAEAAEDEELAVFLKPDEILAQEARQKIRRVDPTLDMEADQGDDYTHLMDHGIQRDGTMDVVEPQNGQFRRSLLQDLNRHAAVVLEGRNIDVDSENTRSVAEALARVKQVSKADGETTKDANQERLARMSRLAEMEDLQAPQNFPLAPLSIKDPRDYFESQQGNVVNEPRGAGTLKRNVHEAYGSLKESILEIRTKGLRDPLIKPEVAFEVFRSLTQTISTAKNIIGKNPRESFLDRLPKSTRDEVLHHWTSIQELLKHFWSSYPITTTYLHTKVGKLKDAMSNSYSQLEAMKESVQSELRHQLSLLVRPMQQALDAAFQHYDADLQRRTAKSARGSAGEANGSV